GAGGATGTCGTCGACTGTGCCGGATACAACGTCTGTGACCCGTCGGACGTGCCGAAGCCACAACGTGCACGCGAATCGATGAAGCGAACCCTGCTGTCGACCGACATGCCCGTCGTCGGCTCGGCGTACGGACGCCGCAGGTCCCGAGAATGTCTCGAACTGTCCGGGATCGCGGCCGGCGATCCGGCCCTCACCCGGCCGTACGTGCTCGGCCAAGTGTCGCCCGTCTCGCCGCGTCAGTGGCCCGAGGCGATGGCCGCCGGGCTGCTCGCGTACGCTGCCCGGAGACAGCCGGTGATCGTGATGTCCCAGCCGCTCGCGGGCGCCTCCGCCCCCGCAACGCTCGCGGGCGCGGTGACACTGGCAAACGCCGAGATCCTTTCGGGGATCGTCCTCGCCCAGCTCGAAAACCCCGAAACACCCGTCGTGTACGGCTCTGCACTCACCGCACTCGACATGGAGACCACGACGATCGCGGCGGCTGCCCCCGAAGCGGCACTCGGGGCGGCCGCGACCGCACAGCTTGCGTCGTTTTACGAGCTCCCGGCACGGGGCGGCGGGGGGGTGACAGACGCCAAACGGCTCGACGACCAGGCAGGCTCCGAATCGATGCTCGGCCTGCTCGCGGGCGTCGACGCCGGGATCGACTTCATGCTGCACGCCGTCGGAATCCTCGATTCCTATCGGGCAGCCTCCCCGGAGAAGTTCCTGCTGGACTGTGAGCGGATCAAAACGATCCGCAGAATCCGCCAGGGGATCGATGTCACCGAGGAGACACTCGCGGGCAATCTGCTCGCAGAAACCCCACCCGGCGGGGATTTCCTCGGGAGTCGCCACACCGTCAAACACGCCAGGGAGTCGCTGTTCCGTCCGAACCTCGCGGTCCGCGATACCAGCGACGGCTTCGGGATGGAGGGAGGATCGGCAGTCGACCGCGCGCAGGCTCGCGTCGAGACGCTGTTGGACCGGTACGAACCGCCGGCGATCGATCCGAGCGTCCGGGAACGGATCGAGACGTACGACGGTCTCGACTCGTGAAGCGAGGGATCGCCGCAGCGTCGAATCGTGCTCCTTAAGGGTCCAACGAGAGATTTTCATAGCATGAGTGACGAACCGCAGGCAGAGGCGGCCGACGCCGTCGACGCCGAGGAGTCCGAAACCGAAGCGGGAACGGAAGCCGAATCCGCCGGGATCGGCGACGGAGACTTCGTGCGCATCGCCTACACCATCCGAACGGTCGACGATGGAACCGTCGTCGACACCACCGACGAGGAGGTCGCCGAGGAGGCCGGCATCGACGACGAGGACTACGAGTTCGGCCCCAGAACGATCGTCGTGGGCGCGGGTCACGTGTTCCCGAGCGTCGAGGAGGCGCTCTCGGGCGCCGAAGCCGGCGACGATGGCTCCGTCGTCGTCGACGCGGCGGAGGCGTTCGGCGAGTACGACCCCGACGAGGTCCGGACGGTCGCCGCCGACAAGATCCCCGAAGACGACCGGTACCCCGGCGCGCCCGTGACGATCGACGGCGAGCAGGGGCACCTCGAGACGATCATCGGCGGCCGCGCCCGG
The Halalkaliarchaeum desulfuricum DNA segment above includes these coding regions:
- a CDS encoding trimethylamine methyltransferase family protein, whose product is MTLFAPFDDADVAEIHDATRQLLSTRGVDVAHDRAREVYNRNGCEVDGTTVRIPDTVLEECLDRAPGSFTLHTRNGDEVVVGDGDPVFAPAFGPTDVYTAEDGVREATLADVETFAKLAHEEDVVDCAGYNVCDPSDVPKPQRARESMKRTLLSTDMPVVGSAYGRRRSRECLELSGIAAGDPALTRPYVLGQVSPVSPRQWPEAMAAGLLAYAARRQPVIVMSQPLAGASAPATLAGAVTLANAEILSGIVLAQLENPETPVVYGSALTALDMETTTIAAAAPEAALGAAATAQLASFYELPARGGGGVTDAKRLDDQAGSESMLGLLAGVDAGIDFMLHAVGILDSYRAASPEKFLLDCERIKTIRRIRQGIDVTEETLAGNLLAETPPGGDFLGSRHTVKHARESLFRPNLAVRDTSDGFGMEGGSAVDRAQARVETLLDRYEPPAIDPSVRERIETYDGLDS